The Ptychodera flava strain L36383 chromosome 7, AS_Pfla_20210202, whole genome shotgun sequence DNA window CTGTCGGAAAATGTTGTGTGGTTAGACGCAACCCTGCACATTATTCAGAAAACTGAAGACTTTGCCAATGTGCTGGtaggttttgttttttttggggaGTACTCCCACGATCTACGACCGTTCAATCGCAGAGAACCTGGCTGTAGCGTCGTTATCGAGCTAGAAATCGCTTACAACGGCGTCTGacgaaatccaaaatggccacaggcggatTGTGCATCACGTCCGAGGAGAAAAACTATAACAAGATCTGTCACCTGCTCATCGGTATTGGAACGAACCAAATCAGAAGTGTATTTGATAGATGTTGTAAAATGCTATCCAATTCAACTGCGGGGTTACTACAAACGAACGAACAACGTCTGCAAACTTTGCGAACGTCGCGTTCACAAAAGGGTGGCCCTCCGAAGATAATAAATGATACACAGTGGCGACTAATGTACCCGACACCGCCTGCCGCTGCTAATTCCGAACAATTTGATATAACACTGCTTATGATACTGTTGAGGAATATCTGTGGCCTGAAGAGTCCAAACGATCATGTGTGGACACGACCACCTTATTCGTCAGATGTCAGCGTTGAGGCAGACCTCGTGAGAATGAGGGAGTTTCGCAACAAACTCCAACACATGCCAGGTACAACGATTAAAGACAGTGAGTTTGAACGATTGTGGTTTGACATCAGCGTTGTCCTCGTACGCCTCGGTGCCAAGCAAAATGACATTGATGAATTGAAATTAGTAAGTATGGATCCgtcagagacagagagacatcaACAGACATTGAAGCAATGGAAGGAGTTGGACGATGAACTGAAAGACCGGCTAGACCGAATAGACGAAAAGCAAGACAAGGCTCTAGAGAATGATGAGGACTTTCGCCTCATACTGCAAAAGCTAATGCAGAGTGGAATGTCTCTTGCAAGTGACGCAGATAGTGCGCATCAGAAGCGAGGTGAGTAACATTTCATTGTCCATGGCAAAGTAACATCAACTATGAAAACAAAGTGCAACTATTCGAGGTGAATAACCATCAATTAAAATAGTAGGTGGCCCATTTTTGTTGTCAGTGTGTACCGTGAGTGATTTGAAAagttcacataaatattcatgaccTTTAAAATATATGAGCGAAATTCCTCTATCACATGAAAGTAAATAAGTTGAAGAATTataatattaccatgccctgtccgtcgcattttaattggtccaGCTGAATCATGTGACCaacaaaaatacacagtaatggtttgtttacatgcccattaaaatgaataataatattaataacctacagtatcgtaaacatagtaacgtAAATTGTGGTTTGTAAAAAGATGATaatcaaatataaaagaaaatggAGACATAAAAATACACTTTTCCCCAAAAGTATCCAGTTTTGCAAACGTTTTCACATTTCGcatgacagtgcgtcgcgtttACTATTTTTACAATGAGCGCTCATACAGCGCAGCACGTCACTGTTCAGTGTGTAATACAAATTCTTGGGCCCAGTTGTCTTTTGCGTGGGAAaaatttcgtaaattttgacgatttCCTTGGATTCGTTGATAATATATGGGGATAACAGACTCCCcgtgaccattaatgtttatttaggGGCGTGGGCGAGAGAAAACAAACGGGCTCGGAAAGTGTTGCCCGTTAGTTTTTgatttcctctcgcccttgcacATAAATAAATTTACCTAAATGGTCAGGGCGTACGTGTCGCCATTTATATAATAATAGTTAATGCAACTTGCTCTACAGGCCTCGAGCCTATATACTGGAATTTTTCATACATTACAGAAAAAGAAATAGTTACAGAACACAGTGACCTTGACAGTGTAAATGAATTAGAGGGAATTTCTTTGGAAAGGGAATAAGAACCAGTTATGTCAGGACGTCGccctttatttctatattatgaGGTTTTGACTGCACGTTTTTCATTGCATGAAACTTAGGTCAAATGTTTACCTCACAGCGACAGATTAATTTTGCAGAACACTAAACAAATCAATGTTTGTGATCAAAGTCCATGAAAAGCAAATATGTCATAAATAAGTGACAATTTaactttacaaatttttaaaaggGAAGATACGGGCAGATGATAACTTTATCAGTGATCACAGTATTTTTGTAGGGacaaacaaatttaattttacatgGAATTTCAAACTGTGCAGGGTAAATgtgtcctacatcaaaatacgGCTATTGTGCAAACAGATGGGTTTTCGGCTTTCAGAAACAGAATAGCTAGAACAATGTCATCATGTTGGACAGGTGGATGTGTCAAAAGGTGAACGAGTATGCGTGTTGGTTAATAtgtataaactttgaaaaagaaatctGATTCgcaaaattcagacaaattgcTGTGCAAAAAAAATCGAACAAAAAAGCTGCATTACAGCCAGATTTGactgtcaaaatattgcatgCAAAACACAAAGATGTTATGTCATTCACCaattatgaaattaactttttgaaTGTGAAACGACAAGGTTGCTGCCTATTTTTGAACTCCCTACCTCCCCTTTGTACTGCAGTGAATTATACAAAGATttaggtagtacgcgcctcgaaatgaaagacttaaacttttgctcaatctttcctgaatgaaactaccattctcttaccaaatcaacaataaaaattggggtcaccgagcaaatttAGAACTAGCGAAAGAAATTACCTAACGTTTCGCGAtatctgaaatttaaaatcgccaccattcctgtgttaactctatgcgggaaaaattaaatttttgattttcgaaaactaagatgatgaaagtttttttttctccaagagctttaaatgagccccaacGTGATAGATCAGATaacaattgtaaatatttgagggtccgactatctgtccccgcgGCGCGTACTACCTTGTTAACGTGTGCACAGACCCCTACACTCATTTTGTGGTATTTTACAGATGATCAGTGCCTGGACGCTGCTAACAAATGTGGAGAAGAGTTACGCCAATACTACAAGGAGTACTTGTCAAATATCACACAGTTGCCTTGGTGGGACGGGGCAGACAAGGTAAAGCTTGATCAAGTATATGTAGATCTGGGATTGGAAACAAAGAAGGAAGGTATCAGCATACAGAACCAGAACCTGTTCTCAAGCAGAGAAGACTGTGAGAATCCGAAGAGAATACTAATAGAAGCCGACGCAGGGCATGGCAAGTCTACATTGTGTAAGAAATTAGCTTTAGACTGGgctcaaaagaaaatctttgaTCAATTTAAGCTTGTATTTTTTCTGGCGTTGAGGCATCTTCAGGGCAGACAAATTTCCCTCAAAGATGCTTTCTTTGAGTCACTGTTACCTGAAGATAGCCCCATCAACAGAGAGGATTTGTGGGACTTCATCAAGAGCCATCAATCAGAGGTACTGTTCATTTTGGATGGCCTTGATGAAGTACACAGGGATCATCTACCTGTTGATGTACAGACGATGCTGCTTGGTATGATTCTTAGGAATTGTAAAATGATCTTTACATCACGAATTATCAGAGAAAAGGTGCCTGAAGATCAGTATGATACACTGCTGTTGATCAGGCCATTTAAAGTAAAGTCCCTGGAGGAATTTGTGAGGTTACAATTCCAGTCTATAGGACAAACACTATATGCGGACAGCTTTTTGCATCAGTTCAATCAGATTCGGCCAAgttctgttgatttactgttttTGATGCAAACACCTCTAAATGCTCTCCTTGTGTGTAAAAATTGgttaaaaatggaaaattaaaaatggaaaattgCCACATGAAAAGAATAAACTGTATGAAGAAATTCTCGATTGCTTTGTAAaattatacatgaaaaaaataggTAAAAGTGGAGATgtcgattttgaaaatgaaatacagcAGCAGTTACTTACTCTCGGTAAGCTTTCATGCAACTATTTGAATAAATCGATTAACTTGCATGAATTTAGCAAGGAAGTCAgtaaacttcaaaatattcttggACTTGGACTTCTCACGAAATTTCAGATGTATCGTAGAGTATCATCGACTCCAGTGTATGTTTTTTATCATGCAACATTTCAGGAGTTTTTAGCTGCAAGATATATTGTCAGCCGGTATGCCACTGACAAGATTGAATTTAAGAAACACTTGGAACAAATTTGCAAATCTAGACAGACAGGCGGTCTGCACCATTTGcaaacatattttttgtttgttgtgaaCTTAATGAAGGACAGGGTCGAGGATTTGTTTTGTGTAATGCGCGAAATTAAATTTGAGCTGGgttttgaagatattttgcTGATTTTAGAAGGTAGCGACTGTACTTCCCAGATAATATCAGCATGTGCAAAGGAAATACCGGACCACATATCATTAGTTTACACACATATGTCGTCAACATCGACAGAATTAGCTCAAGCTTATGTCGTGTTTTATCACATTCTAGTTGTAGACTGAGAACCGCACAACTATGTGCTGATGTATCCTTGACATATGACAGTATAAAATGACGCATATTCATGTCAGTAATATACCCCTATACAAAGAAATTCTCCGTACCCTAACAATTCTATATGCAAAGCAAGGCAAAATTGAAtagttatatacatgtatgtcactgCAGATGGTTATCAACAGCATACTGTATCATCCGGCAAACACCATCAATGGTTTGCTGGATATGACAGTCTGATACAACAATTCAAACTGATTATCAACCACTTCAA harbors:
- the LOC139137449 gene encoding NACHT, LRR and PYD domains-containing protein 1 homolog, with amino-acid sequence MATGGLCITSEEKNYNKICHLLIGIGTNQIRSVFDRCCKMLSNSTAGLLQTNEQRLQTLRTSRSQKGGPPKIINDTQWRLMYPTPPAAANSEQFDITLLMILLRNICGLKSPNDHVWTRPPYSSDVSVEADLVRMREFRNKLQHMPGTTIKDSEFERLWFDISVVLVRLGAKQNDIDELKLVSMDPSETERHQQTLKQWKELDDELKDRLDRIDEKQDKALENDEDFRLILQKLMQSGMSLASDADSAHQKRDDQCLDAANKCGEELRQYYKEYLSNITQLPWWDGADKVKLDQVYVDLGLETKKEGISIQNQNLFSSREDCENPKRILIEADAGHGKSTLCKKLALDWAQKKIFDQFKLVFFLALRHLQGRQISLKDAFFESLLPEDSPINREDLWDFIKSHQSEVLFILDGLDEVHRDHLPVDVQTMLLGMILRNCKMIFTSRIIREKVPEDQYDTLLLIRPFKVKSLEEFVRLQFQSIGQTLYADSFLHQFNQIRPSSVDLLFLMQTPLNALLVCKNWLKMEN